In Equus asinus isolate D_3611 breed Donkey chromosome 13, EquAss-T2T_v2, whole genome shotgun sequence, one DNA window encodes the following:
- the MED9 gene encoding mediator of RNA polymerase II transcription subunit 9, whose translation MASAGVAAGRQVEDALPPSADPPLPETKPLLPPQAPPPVAAPPPQQSPAPRPQSPAGVKEEENFSFLPLVHNIIKCMDKDSPDIHQDLNALKAKFQEMRKVISSMPGIHLSPEQQQQQLHSLREQVRTKSELLQKYKSLCMFEVPKE comes from the exons ATGGCCTCCGCCGGGGTGGCCGCCGGGCGACAGGTCGAGGATGCGTTACCGCCGTCGGCCGACCCGCCGCTGCCCGAGACGAAGCCGCTGCTGCCTCCGCAGGCGCCGCCGCCGGTCGCCGCGCCTCCGCCTCAGCAGTCTCCGGCGCCGCGGCCCCAGTCCCCGGCGGGCgtgaaggaggaggagaactTCTCCTTCTTACCGTTGGTTCACAACATCATCAAATG CATGGACAAAGACAGCCCGGACATCCACCAGGACCTGAACGCCCTCAAAGCCAAGTTCCAGGAGATGCGAAAGGTCATCAGCAGCATGCCTGGCATCCACTTGAGCcctgagcagcagcagcaacagctgcACAGCCTCCGGGAGCAAGTCAGGACCAAGAGCGAACTTCTGCAGAAGTACAAGAGCCTCTGCATGTTTGAGGTCCCCAAGGAGTAG
- the RASD1 gene encoding dexamethasone-induced Ras-related protein 1 isoform X2, with the protein MKLAAMIKKMCPSDSELSIPAKNCYRMVILGSSKVGKTAIVSRFLTGRFEDAYTPTIEDFHRKFYSIRGEVYQLDILDTSGNHPFPAMRRLSILTDPRHQVLPQKQNQGERGRASGHLRQQGRPGLLPRGGAARDRAAGGGRPPALRLLRDLGQEEQQPGPDVPGALRHGQAAERDEPRPAPQGVGPGLRRAAQEGAAEQETVASRQRRRRPGRRLRHRGALRAQAQRAQRPHVHPREGQRWRPGKGQGALRHQLGALQPPRRRQILRRTFLFKNQI; encoded by the exons ATGAAACTGGCCGCGATGATCAAGAAGATGTGCCCGAGCGACTCGGAGCTGAGTATCCCGGCCAAGAACTGCTACCGCATGGTCATCCTCGGCTCGTCCAAGGTGGGCAAGACGGCCATCGTGTCGCGTTTCCTCACGGGCCGCTTCGAAGACGCCTACACGCCCACCATCGAGGACTTCCACCGCAAGTTCTACTCCATCCGCGGCGAGGTCTACCAGCTCGACATCCTCGACACGTCCGGCAACCACCCGTTCCCGGCCATGCGGCGCCTCTCCATCCTCACTG ATCCTCGACACCAAGTCTTgcctcaaaaacaaaaccaaggagAACGTGGACGTGCCTCTGGTCATCTGCGGCAACAAGGGCGACCGGGACTTCTACCGCGAGGTGGAGCAGCGCGAGATCGAGCAGCTGGTGGGGGGCGACCCCCAGCGCTGCGCCTACTTCGAGATCTCGGCCAAGAAGAACAGCAGCCTGGACCAGATGTTCCGGGCGCTCTTCGCCATGGCCAAGCTGCCGAGCGAGATGAGCCCAGACCTGCACCGCAAGGTGTCGGTCCAGGACTGCGACGTGCTGCACAAGAAGGCGCTGCGGAACAAGAAACTGTTGCGAgccggcagcggcggcggcgaccgGGGCGACGCCTTCGGCATCGTGGCGCCCTTCGCGCGCAGGCCCAGCGTGCACAGCGACCTCATGTACATCCGCGAGAAGGCCAGCGGTGGCGGCCAGGCAAAGGACAAGGAGCGCTGCGTCATCAGCTAGGAGCCCTGCAACCCCCGCGCCGGCGACAGATCCTAAGGAGGacctttttgtttaaaaatcaaatctga
- the RASD1 gene encoding dexamethasone-induced Ras-related protein 1 isoform X1, whose product MKLAAMIKKMCPSDSELSIPAKNCYRMVILGSSKVGKTAIVSRFLTGRFEDAYTPTIEDFHRKFYSIRGEVYQLDILDTSGNHPFPAMRRLSILTGDVFILVFSLDNRDSFEEVRRLKQQILDTKSCLKNKTKENVDVPLVICGNKGDRDFYREVEQREIEQLVGGDPQRCAYFEISAKKNSSLDQMFRALFAMAKLPSEMSPDLHRKVSVQDCDVLHKKALRNKKLLRAGSGGGDRGDAFGIVAPFARRPSVHSDLMYIREKASGGGQAKDKERCVIS is encoded by the exons ATGAAACTGGCCGCGATGATCAAGAAGATGTGCCCGAGCGACTCGGAGCTGAGTATCCCGGCCAAGAACTGCTACCGCATGGTCATCCTCGGCTCGTCCAAGGTGGGCAAGACGGCCATCGTGTCGCGTTTCCTCACGGGCCGCTTCGAAGACGCCTACACGCCCACCATCGAGGACTTCCACCGCAAGTTCTACTCCATCCGCGGCGAGGTCTACCAGCTCGACATCCTCGACACGTCCGGCAACCACCCGTTCCCGGCCATGCGGCGCCTCTCCATCCTCACTG GAGACGTTTTCATCCTGGTGTTCAGCCTGGACAACCGCGATTCCTTTGAGGAGGTGCGGAGGCTCAAGCAGCAGATCCTCGACACCAAGTCTTgcctcaaaaacaaaaccaaggagAACGTGGACGTGCCTCTGGTCATCTGCGGCAACAAGGGCGACCGGGACTTCTACCGCGAGGTGGAGCAGCGCGAGATCGAGCAGCTGGTGGGGGGCGACCCCCAGCGCTGCGCCTACTTCGAGATCTCGGCCAAGAAGAACAGCAGCCTGGACCAGATGTTCCGGGCGCTCTTCGCCATGGCCAAGCTGCCGAGCGAGATGAGCCCAGACCTGCACCGCAAGGTGTCGGTCCAGGACTGCGACGTGCTGCACAAGAAGGCGCTGCGGAACAAGAAACTGTTGCGAgccggcagcggcggcggcgaccgGGGCGACGCCTTCGGCATCGTGGCGCCCTTCGCGCGCAGGCCCAGCGTGCACAGCGACCTCATGTACATCCGCGAGAAGGCCAGCGGTGGCGGCCAGGCAAAGGACAAGGAGCGCTGCGTCATCAGCTAG